Proteins from one Ricinus communis isolate WT05 ecotype wild-type chromosome 9, ASM1957865v1, whole genome shotgun sequence genomic window:
- the LOC8282898 gene encoding polyadenylate-binding protein-interacting protein 4 isoform X4: MGYKNRTQARLETETCLSETLLFATMCIIGLPVDVHVRDGSVYSGIFHTASVDKDYGIVLKEAKLTRKGKLVANVANGSVMETLVILSCDLVQVVAKGVLFPADGINGNVASDYVEAAVVEVPSSEILENEAKESNKSAVDKKKLNDNRISAENKITSANGFLPNKVLKEHDGRKFTNHSVIAMEVDLRKKDMTDISKSEEAPGASVLGRQIGDERSQGEHDHQKQKFQLQREKSDDEVQSSNSISVLCLSEGKTIEEGRGTRKLSPNGLSCGNAVGSSISTASSPLVEVTSESHSGSLSSSADVISSQSSESTKISKEFKLNPGAKIFCPSFATPISANAVPAVSSMAYVPSNSSMIPAVAVAVAAAQPEVAISPFAPRPSVTAKFAPYTNLAAVNSGAGPQFSQPLQIVGHMGNRTQPLRYAGQYHAVQAAPAYVPPNSQAVVVGRLGQLVYVQSVPHDLIHSTATISPISARPLLTPHQVQYPKHQGSATGQALQMCAPPPFIASGQQPFAMPNHIPLLQPPIPANRAIPVPGSNALFSTKFP; the protein is encoded by the exons ATGGGTTACAAAAACAGAACACAAGCACGACTAGAAACAGAGACTTGTTTAAGTGAGACCTTATTGTTTGCTACTATGTGTATAATTGGACTCCCTGTTGATGTTCATGTCAGAGATGGCTCTGTCTATTCTGGTATCTTCCACACTGCCTCTGTCGACAAGGATTATG GTATTGTATTGAAGGAAGCTAAATTGACTAGGAAAGGGAAACTAGTTGCAAATGTTGCCAATGGGAGTGTCATGGAAACACTTGTTATTCTTTCATGCGATCTTGTTCAAGTTGTTGCCAAG GGAGTCCTTTTCCCAGCTGATGGTATCAATGGAAATGTAGCTAGTGATTATGTAGAAGCTGCTGTGGTGGAAGTCCCTTCTTCTGAGATCTTAGAAAATGAGGCAAAGGAATCTAACAAGTCTGCTGTGGataaaaagaaacttaatGATAACAG gatTTCAGCTGAAAACAAGATTACTTCTGCTAATGGATTCCTGCCAAACAAAGTTCTAAAGGAGCATGATGgaagaaaatttacaaatcaTTCAGTAATTGCCATGGAAGTTGACCTCAGGAAGAAAGATATGACTGATATTTCAAAG AGCGAAGAAGCTCCTGGTGCCTCAGTTCTTGGGAG ACAGATTGGAGATGAAAGATCACAAGGGGAGCATGATCATCAGAAACAAAAGTTTCAACTACAAAGAGAGAAGAGT GATGATGAAGTTCAAAGCTCAAATTCAATCT CGGTTCTCTGTCTTTCTGAAGGAAAGACTATTGAGGAAGGGCGAGGGACAAGGAAACTGTCACCTAATGGGTTATCTTGTGGAAATGCTGTTGGTTCAAGTATTTCAACTGCTTCCAGTCCTCTAGTTGAGGTGACCTCAGAATCACATTCTGGTTCATTATCTTCTTCAGCAGATGTGATTTCTTCGCAAAGCTCAGAGTCCACTAAAATCTCCAAG gAATTCAAGCTCAATCCAGGAGCCAAAATTTTCTGTCCATCTTTTGCAACTCCAATATCAGCCAACGCAGTGCCGGCAGTATCAAGCATGGCTTATGTACCAAGCAACTCTTCTATGATACCTGCTGTTGCTGTCGCTGTTGCTGCTGCTCAGCCAGAAGTTGCTATTAGTCCTTTTGCACCTCGGCCATCTGTAACTGCCAAGTTTGCTCCATACACTAACTTAGCTGCTGTAAACAGTGGTGCTGGTCCTCAATTTTCACAACCA TTACAGATTGTTGGCCACATGGGGAACAGGACACAGCCGCTTAGATATGCTGGTCAATATCATGCTGTTCAGGCTGCACCAGCATATGTGCCTCCAAATTCTCAAGCT GTTGTGGTTGGACGACTTGGACAGCTTGTCTATGTGCAATCAGTTCCTCAT GATTTGATACATAGTACAGCTACCATCTCACCTATATCTGCACGTCCTCTGTTGACTCCGCATCAGGTTCAATATCCTAAACATCAAG GAAGTGCAACAGGACAGGCCCTGCAAATGTGTGCACCCCCGCCTTTTATAGCTAGTGGCCAGCAACCATTTGCAATGCCAAACCACATTCCTCTTCTGCAACCTCCTATCCCTGCTAATCGTGCTATCCCGGTCCCAGGATCTAATGCTCTTTTCAGCACCAAGTTTCCATGA
- the LOC8282898 gene encoding uncharacterized protein LOC8282898 isoform X2 yields the protein MGYKNRTQARLETETCLSETLLFATMCIIGLPVDVHVRDGSVYSGIFHTASVDKDYGIVLKEAKLTRKGKLVANVANGSVMETLVILSCDLVQVVAKGVLFPADGINGNVASDYVEAAVVEVPSSEILENEAKESNKSAVDKKKLNDNRISAENKITSANGFLPNKVLKEHDGRKFTNHSVIAMEVDLRKKDMTDISKFLIAERRSSWCLSSWENPVNYFFDRQIGDERSQGEHDHQKQKFQLQREKSDDEVQSSNSISVLCLSEGKTIEEGRGTRKLSPNGLSCGNAVGSSISTASSPLVEVTSESHSGSLSSSADVISSQSSESTKISKEFKLNPGAKIFCPSFATPISANAVPAVSSMAYVPSNSSMIPAVAVAVAAAQPEVAISPFAPRPSVTAKFAPYTNLAAVNSGAGPQFSQPIVGHMGNRTQPLRYAGQYHAVQAAPAYVPPNSQAVVVGRLGQLVYVQSVPHDLIHSTATISPISARPLLTPHQVQYPKHQGSATGQALQMCAPPPFIASGQQPFAMPNHIPLLQPPIPANRAIPVPGSNALFSTKFP from the exons ATGGGTTACAAAAACAGAACACAAGCACGACTAGAAACAGAGACTTGTTTAAGTGAGACCTTATTGTTTGCTACTATGTGTATAATTGGACTCCCTGTTGATGTTCATGTCAGAGATGGCTCTGTCTATTCTGGTATCTTCCACACTGCCTCTGTCGACAAGGATTATG GTATTGTATTGAAGGAAGCTAAATTGACTAGGAAAGGGAAACTAGTTGCAAATGTTGCCAATGGGAGTGTCATGGAAACACTTGTTATTCTTTCATGCGATCTTGTTCAAGTTGTTGCCAAG GGAGTCCTTTTCCCAGCTGATGGTATCAATGGAAATGTAGCTAGTGATTATGTAGAAGCTGCTGTGGTGGAAGTCCCTTCTTCTGAGATCTTAGAAAATGAGGCAAAGGAATCTAACAAGTCTGCTGTGGataaaaagaaacttaatGATAACAG gatTTCAGCTGAAAACAAGATTACTTCTGCTAATGGATTCCTGCCAAACAAAGTTCTAAAGGAGCATGATGgaagaaaatttacaaatcaTTCAGTAATTGCCATGGAAGTTGACCTCAGGAAGAAAGATATGACTGATATTTCAAAG TTCCTTATTGCAGAGCGAAGAAGCTCCTGGTGCCTCAGTTCTTGGGAG AATCCcgtcaattatttttttgacagACAGATTGGAGATGAAAGATCACAAGGGGAGCATGATCATCAGAAACAAAAGTTTCAACTACAAAGAGAGAAGAGT GATGATGAAGTTCAAAGCTCAAATTCAATCT CGGTTCTCTGTCTTTCTGAAGGAAAGACTATTGAGGAAGGGCGAGGGACAAGGAAACTGTCACCTAATGGGTTATCTTGTGGAAATGCTGTTGGTTCAAGTATTTCAACTGCTTCCAGTCCTCTAGTTGAGGTGACCTCAGAATCACATTCTGGTTCATTATCTTCTTCAGCAGATGTGATTTCTTCGCAAAGCTCAGAGTCCACTAAAATCTCCAAG gAATTCAAGCTCAATCCAGGAGCCAAAATTTTCTGTCCATCTTTTGCAACTCCAATATCAGCCAACGCAGTGCCGGCAGTATCAAGCATGGCTTATGTACCAAGCAACTCTTCTATGATACCTGCTGTTGCTGTCGCTGTTGCTGCTGCTCAGCCAGAAGTTGCTATTAGTCCTTTTGCACCTCGGCCATCTGTAACTGCCAAGTTTGCTCCATACACTAACTTAGCTGCTGTAAACAGTGGTGCTGGTCCTCAATTTTCACAACCA ATTGTTGGCCACATGGGGAACAGGACACAGCCGCTTAGATATGCTGGTCAATATCATGCTGTTCAGGCTGCACCAGCATATGTGCCTCCAAATTCTCAAGCT GTTGTGGTTGGACGACTTGGACAGCTTGTCTATGTGCAATCAGTTCCTCAT GATTTGATACATAGTACAGCTACCATCTCACCTATATCTGCACGTCCTCTGTTGACTCCGCATCAGGTTCAATATCCTAAACATCAAG GAAGTGCAACAGGACAGGCCCTGCAAATGTGTGCACCCCCGCCTTTTATAGCTAGTGGCCAGCAACCATTTGCAATGCCAAACCACATTCCTCTTCTGCAACCTCCTATCCCTGCTAATCGTGCTATCCCGGTCCCAGGATCTAATGCTCTTTTCAGCACCAAGTTTCCATGA
- the LOC8282898 gene encoding polyadenylate-binding protein-interacting protein 4 isoform X5, giving the protein MGYKNRTQARLETETCLSETLLFATMCIIGLPVDVHVRDGSVYSGIFHTASVDKDYGIVLKEAKLTRKGKLVANVANGSVMETLVILSCDLVQVVAKGVLFPADGINGNVASDYVEAAVVEVPSSEILENEAKESNKSAVDKKKLNDNRISAENKITSANGFLPNKVLKEHDGRKFTNHSVIAMEVDLRKKDMTDISKSEEAPGASVLGRQIGDERSQGEHDHQKQKFQLQREKSDDEVQSSNSISVLCLSEGKTIEEGRGTRKLSPNGLSCGNAVGSSISTASSPLVEVTSESHSGSLSSSADVISSQSSESTKISKEFKLNPGAKIFCPSFATPISANAVPAVSSMAYVPSNSSMIPAVAVAVAAAQPEVAISPFAPRPSVTAKFAPYTNLAAVNSGAGPQFSQPIVGHMGNRTQPLRYAGQYHAVQAAPAYVPPNSQAVVVGRLGQLVYVQSVPHDLIHSTATISPISARPLLTPHQVQYPKHQGSATGQALQMCAPPPFIASGQQPFAMPNHIPLLQPPIPANRAIPVPGSNALFSTKFP; this is encoded by the exons ATGGGTTACAAAAACAGAACACAAGCACGACTAGAAACAGAGACTTGTTTAAGTGAGACCTTATTGTTTGCTACTATGTGTATAATTGGACTCCCTGTTGATGTTCATGTCAGAGATGGCTCTGTCTATTCTGGTATCTTCCACACTGCCTCTGTCGACAAGGATTATG GTATTGTATTGAAGGAAGCTAAATTGACTAGGAAAGGGAAACTAGTTGCAAATGTTGCCAATGGGAGTGTCATGGAAACACTTGTTATTCTTTCATGCGATCTTGTTCAAGTTGTTGCCAAG GGAGTCCTTTTCCCAGCTGATGGTATCAATGGAAATGTAGCTAGTGATTATGTAGAAGCTGCTGTGGTGGAAGTCCCTTCTTCTGAGATCTTAGAAAATGAGGCAAAGGAATCTAACAAGTCTGCTGTGGataaaaagaaacttaatGATAACAG gatTTCAGCTGAAAACAAGATTACTTCTGCTAATGGATTCCTGCCAAACAAAGTTCTAAAGGAGCATGATGgaagaaaatttacaaatcaTTCAGTAATTGCCATGGAAGTTGACCTCAGGAAGAAAGATATGACTGATATTTCAAAG AGCGAAGAAGCTCCTGGTGCCTCAGTTCTTGGGAG ACAGATTGGAGATGAAAGATCACAAGGGGAGCATGATCATCAGAAACAAAAGTTTCAACTACAAAGAGAGAAGAGT GATGATGAAGTTCAAAGCTCAAATTCAATCT CGGTTCTCTGTCTTTCTGAAGGAAAGACTATTGAGGAAGGGCGAGGGACAAGGAAACTGTCACCTAATGGGTTATCTTGTGGAAATGCTGTTGGTTCAAGTATTTCAACTGCTTCCAGTCCTCTAGTTGAGGTGACCTCAGAATCACATTCTGGTTCATTATCTTCTTCAGCAGATGTGATTTCTTCGCAAAGCTCAGAGTCCACTAAAATCTCCAAG gAATTCAAGCTCAATCCAGGAGCCAAAATTTTCTGTCCATCTTTTGCAACTCCAATATCAGCCAACGCAGTGCCGGCAGTATCAAGCATGGCTTATGTACCAAGCAACTCTTCTATGATACCTGCTGTTGCTGTCGCTGTTGCTGCTGCTCAGCCAGAAGTTGCTATTAGTCCTTTTGCACCTCGGCCATCTGTAACTGCCAAGTTTGCTCCATACACTAACTTAGCTGCTGTAAACAGTGGTGCTGGTCCTCAATTTTCACAACCA ATTGTTGGCCACATGGGGAACAGGACACAGCCGCTTAGATATGCTGGTCAATATCATGCTGTTCAGGCTGCACCAGCATATGTGCCTCCAAATTCTCAAGCT GTTGTGGTTGGACGACTTGGACAGCTTGTCTATGTGCAATCAGTTCCTCAT GATTTGATACATAGTACAGCTACCATCTCACCTATATCTGCACGTCCTCTGTTGACTCCGCATCAGGTTCAATATCCTAAACATCAAG GAAGTGCAACAGGACAGGCCCTGCAAATGTGTGCACCCCCGCCTTTTATAGCTAGTGGCCAGCAACCATTTGCAATGCCAAACCACATTCCTCTTCTGCAACCTCCTATCCCTGCTAATCGTGCTATCCCGGTCCCAGGATCTAATGCTCTTTTCAGCACCAAGTTTCCATGA
- the LOC8282898 gene encoding uncharacterized protein LOC8282898 isoform X3 — MGYKNRTQARLETETCLSETLLFATMCIIGLPVDVHVRDGSVYSGIFHTASVDKDYGIVLKEAKLTRKGKLVANVANGSVMETLVILSCDLVQVVAKGVLFPADGINGNVASDYVEAAVVEVPSSEILENEAKESNKSAVDKKKLNDNRISAENKITSANGFLPNKVLKEHDGRKFTNHSVIAMEVDLRKKDMTDISKFLIAERRSSWCLSSWEIGDERSQGEHDHQKQKFQLQREKSDDEVQSSNSISVLCLSEGKTIEEGRGTRKLSPNGLSCGNAVGSSISTASSPLVEVTSESHSGSLSSSADVISSQSSESTKISKEFKLNPGAKIFCPSFATPISANAVPAVSSMAYVPSNSSMIPAVAVAVAAAQPEVAISPFAPRPSVTAKFAPYTNLAAVNSGAGPQFSQPLQIVGHMGNRTQPLRYAGQYHAVQAAPAYVPPNSQAVVVGRLGQLVYVQSVPHDLIHSTATISPISARPLLTPHQVQYPKHQGSATGQALQMCAPPPFIASGQQPFAMPNHIPLLQPPIPANRAIPVPGSNALFSTKFP, encoded by the exons ATGGGTTACAAAAACAGAACACAAGCACGACTAGAAACAGAGACTTGTTTAAGTGAGACCTTATTGTTTGCTACTATGTGTATAATTGGACTCCCTGTTGATGTTCATGTCAGAGATGGCTCTGTCTATTCTGGTATCTTCCACACTGCCTCTGTCGACAAGGATTATG GTATTGTATTGAAGGAAGCTAAATTGACTAGGAAAGGGAAACTAGTTGCAAATGTTGCCAATGGGAGTGTCATGGAAACACTTGTTATTCTTTCATGCGATCTTGTTCAAGTTGTTGCCAAG GGAGTCCTTTTCCCAGCTGATGGTATCAATGGAAATGTAGCTAGTGATTATGTAGAAGCTGCTGTGGTGGAAGTCCCTTCTTCTGAGATCTTAGAAAATGAGGCAAAGGAATCTAACAAGTCTGCTGTGGataaaaagaaacttaatGATAACAG gatTTCAGCTGAAAACAAGATTACTTCTGCTAATGGATTCCTGCCAAACAAAGTTCTAAAGGAGCATGATGgaagaaaatttacaaatcaTTCAGTAATTGCCATGGAAGTTGACCTCAGGAAGAAAGATATGACTGATATTTCAAAG TTCCTTATTGCAGAGCGAAGAAGCTCCTGGTGCCTCAGTTCTTGGGAG ATTGGAGATGAAAGATCACAAGGGGAGCATGATCATCAGAAACAAAAGTTTCAACTACAAAGAGAGAAGAGT GATGATGAAGTTCAAAGCTCAAATTCAATCT CGGTTCTCTGTCTTTCTGAAGGAAAGACTATTGAGGAAGGGCGAGGGACAAGGAAACTGTCACCTAATGGGTTATCTTGTGGAAATGCTGTTGGTTCAAGTATTTCAACTGCTTCCAGTCCTCTAGTTGAGGTGACCTCAGAATCACATTCTGGTTCATTATCTTCTTCAGCAGATGTGATTTCTTCGCAAAGCTCAGAGTCCACTAAAATCTCCAAG gAATTCAAGCTCAATCCAGGAGCCAAAATTTTCTGTCCATCTTTTGCAACTCCAATATCAGCCAACGCAGTGCCGGCAGTATCAAGCATGGCTTATGTACCAAGCAACTCTTCTATGATACCTGCTGTTGCTGTCGCTGTTGCTGCTGCTCAGCCAGAAGTTGCTATTAGTCCTTTTGCACCTCGGCCATCTGTAACTGCCAAGTTTGCTCCATACACTAACTTAGCTGCTGTAAACAGTGGTGCTGGTCCTCAATTTTCACAACCA TTACAGATTGTTGGCCACATGGGGAACAGGACACAGCCGCTTAGATATGCTGGTCAATATCATGCTGTTCAGGCTGCACCAGCATATGTGCCTCCAAATTCTCAAGCT GTTGTGGTTGGACGACTTGGACAGCTTGTCTATGTGCAATCAGTTCCTCAT GATTTGATACATAGTACAGCTACCATCTCACCTATATCTGCACGTCCTCTGTTGACTCCGCATCAGGTTCAATATCCTAAACATCAAG GAAGTGCAACAGGACAGGCCCTGCAAATGTGTGCACCCCCGCCTTTTATAGCTAGTGGCCAGCAACCATTTGCAATGCCAAACCACATTCCTCTTCTGCAACCTCCTATCCCTGCTAATCGTGCTATCCCGGTCCCAGGATCTAATGCTCTTTTCAGCACCAAGTTTCCATGA
- the LOC8282898 gene encoding uncharacterized protein LOC8282898 isoform X1, with translation MGYKNRTQARLETETCLSETLLFATMCIIGLPVDVHVRDGSVYSGIFHTASVDKDYGIVLKEAKLTRKGKLVANVANGSVMETLVILSCDLVQVVAKGVLFPADGINGNVASDYVEAAVVEVPSSEILENEAKESNKSAVDKKKLNDNRISAENKITSANGFLPNKVLKEHDGRKFTNHSVIAMEVDLRKKDMTDISKFLIAERRSSWCLSSWENPVNYFFDRQIGDERSQGEHDHQKQKFQLQREKSDDEVQSSNSISVLCLSEGKTIEEGRGTRKLSPNGLSCGNAVGSSISTASSPLVEVTSESHSGSLSSSADVISSQSSESTKISKEFKLNPGAKIFCPSFATPISANAVPAVSSMAYVPSNSSMIPAVAVAVAAAQPEVAISPFAPRPSVTAKFAPYTNLAAVNSGAGPQFSQPLQIVGHMGNRTQPLRYAGQYHAVQAAPAYVPPNSQAVVVGRLGQLVYVQSVPHDLIHSTATISPISARPLLTPHQVQYPKHQGSATGQALQMCAPPPFIASGQQPFAMPNHIPLLQPPIPANRAIPVPGSNALFSTKFP, from the exons ATGGGTTACAAAAACAGAACACAAGCACGACTAGAAACAGAGACTTGTTTAAGTGAGACCTTATTGTTTGCTACTATGTGTATAATTGGACTCCCTGTTGATGTTCATGTCAGAGATGGCTCTGTCTATTCTGGTATCTTCCACACTGCCTCTGTCGACAAGGATTATG GTATTGTATTGAAGGAAGCTAAATTGACTAGGAAAGGGAAACTAGTTGCAAATGTTGCCAATGGGAGTGTCATGGAAACACTTGTTATTCTTTCATGCGATCTTGTTCAAGTTGTTGCCAAG GGAGTCCTTTTCCCAGCTGATGGTATCAATGGAAATGTAGCTAGTGATTATGTAGAAGCTGCTGTGGTGGAAGTCCCTTCTTCTGAGATCTTAGAAAATGAGGCAAAGGAATCTAACAAGTCTGCTGTGGataaaaagaaacttaatGATAACAG gatTTCAGCTGAAAACAAGATTACTTCTGCTAATGGATTCCTGCCAAACAAAGTTCTAAAGGAGCATGATGgaagaaaatttacaaatcaTTCAGTAATTGCCATGGAAGTTGACCTCAGGAAGAAAGATATGACTGATATTTCAAAG TTCCTTATTGCAGAGCGAAGAAGCTCCTGGTGCCTCAGTTCTTGGGAG AATCCcgtcaattatttttttgacagACAGATTGGAGATGAAAGATCACAAGGGGAGCATGATCATCAGAAACAAAAGTTTCAACTACAAAGAGAGAAGAGT GATGATGAAGTTCAAAGCTCAAATTCAATCT CGGTTCTCTGTCTTTCTGAAGGAAAGACTATTGAGGAAGGGCGAGGGACAAGGAAACTGTCACCTAATGGGTTATCTTGTGGAAATGCTGTTGGTTCAAGTATTTCAACTGCTTCCAGTCCTCTAGTTGAGGTGACCTCAGAATCACATTCTGGTTCATTATCTTCTTCAGCAGATGTGATTTCTTCGCAAAGCTCAGAGTCCACTAAAATCTCCAAG gAATTCAAGCTCAATCCAGGAGCCAAAATTTTCTGTCCATCTTTTGCAACTCCAATATCAGCCAACGCAGTGCCGGCAGTATCAAGCATGGCTTATGTACCAAGCAACTCTTCTATGATACCTGCTGTTGCTGTCGCTGTTGCTGCTGCTCAGCCAGAAGTTGCTATTAGTCCTTTTGCACCTCGGCCATCTGTAACTGCCAAGTTTGCTCCATACACTAACTTAGCTGCTGTAAACAGTGGTGCTGGTCCTCAATTTTCACAACCA TTACAGATTGTTGGCCACATGGGGAACAGGACACAGCCGCTTAGATATGCTGGTCAATATCATGCTGTTCAGGCTGCACCAGCATATGTGCCTCCAAATTCTCAAGCT GTTGTGGTTGGACGACTTGGACAGCTTGTCTATGTGCAATCAGTTCCTCAT GATTTGATACATAGTACAGCTACCATCTCACCTATATCTGCACGTCCTCTGTTGACTCCGCATCAGGTTCAATATCCTAAACATCAAG GAAGTGCAACAGGACAGGCCCTGCAAATGTGTGCACCCCCGCCTTTTATAGCTAGTGGCCAGCAACCATTTGCAATGCCAAACCACATTCCTCTTCTGCAACCTCCTATCCCTGCTAATCGTGCTATCCCGGTCCCAGGATCTAATGCTCTTTTCAGCACCAAGTTTCCATGA
- the LOC8282900 gene encoding cyclin-dependent kinase G-2, translating into MAAGELDVSWRRNLILRNFSKKECCRNGGFGLESSRIHGGSVGRKNGNCFRAGSLNEGCRRSDGFEIAKFGEDGIRFPPQKKRKFSPIVWDREEKGVGFDSKNEMVASKASVIQPVSLNTGQGMEVLSAQSVVADKGQMRDISVSRCASDSNSSDMSSLESGEFRRESSEEENRPRPSESQEKGSGVECPNDEVIKNKSMDVESESIDQLENSSNHADSFKIEDPGSINMLQGCRSVCEYEKVDKINAGTYGIVYKAKDKKTGQHVALKKVKMERETEGFPMTALREVNILFSLHHPSIVNIKEVVTDDANDVYMAMEYMDYDLQRFTNTVKYPFSISEVKYMMLQLLEGVCYLHENWVIHRDLKTSNILLNDDGKLKICDFGLSRQYTDPLKPYTSTVVTLWYRAPELLLGSRHYSTAIDMWSVGCIMAELLMKEPLFQGRTEIDQLDKIFSILGTPKEMIWPGFSKLRGARAKFVQQPFNVLRKKFNGIRFGGPPALSDSGFDLLKNLLTYDPKKRISAKAALDHDWFREFPPPSYDFKPALHIQLSQQKSYL; encoded by the coding sequence ATGGCGGCAGGCGAGCTTGATGTTTCTTGGagaagaaatttaatattacgtaatttttcaaagaaagaatgTTGTAGGAATGGTGGTTTCGGTCTGGAATCAAGTCGTATTCATGGTGGCAGTGTTGGAAGAAAGAACGGGAATTGTTTTCGTGCAGGCTCACTCAATGAGGGTTGTAGAAGAAGTGATGGTTTTGAAATTGCAAAGTTTGGTGAAGATGGAATTAGATTTCCCCCtcagaagaaaaggaagttctCCCCAATTGTATGGGATAGAGAAGAGAAGGGAGTTGGATTTGATTCCAAAAACGAAATGGTGGCAAGCAAGGCTTCTGTCATTCAGCCCGTGTCCTTGAATACAGGACAAGGAATGGAAGTTTTGTCTGCGCAATCAGTGGTGGCAGATAAAGGACAAATGCGGGATATATCTGTGTCTAGGTGCGCGTCTGATTCAAATTCATCAGACATGTCAAGTCTTGAGAGTGGGGAGTTTAGAAGAGAGAGttcagaagaagaaaacaggCCTAGACCATCAGAATCTCAGGAAAAAGGCAGTGGAGTTGAGTGTCCTAATGATGAGGTGATCAAGAACAAATCCATGGACGTCGAGAGTGAAAGTATCGATCAGCTGGAGAACTCAAGTAACCATGCGGATTCCTTTAAGATAGAGGATCCCGGAAGTATTAATATGCTTCAGGGTTGTAGAAGTGTGTGCGAGTATGAAAAAGTTGACAAAATAAACGCAGGTACTTATGGAATTGTGTATAAAGCCAAAGATAAGAAGACTGGGCAACATGTAGCATTGAAGAAAGTGAAGATGGAAAGGGAGACTGAAGGTTTCCCTATGACAGCTTTGAGAGAAGTAAAcattcttttctctttgcaTCATCCTTCAATTGTGAATATTAAAGAGGTTGTTACAGATGATGCAAATGATGTTTATATGGCTATGGAGTATATGGATTATGATCTGCAGAGATTCACGAACACTGTGAAGTACCCTTTTAGTATAAGTGAAGTTAAATACATGATGCTGCAGTTGTTGGAAGGTGTCTGTTATCTTCATGAAAATTGGGTAATTCACAGGGATCTCAAGACATCCAACATTCTTCTAAATGATGATGGCAAGCTGAAAATCTGTGATTTTGGGTTGTCACGCCAGTATACGGACCCCCTGAAGCCTTATACTTCCACGGTGGTTACGCTTTGGTATAGGGCTCCTGAACTCCTACTGGGAAGTAGACATTACTCAACAGCAATCGATATGTGGTCTGTTGGTTGTATAATGGCCGAATTGTTGATGAAAGAACCTTTATTTCAGGGCAGAACTGAGATCGATCAGCTTGACAAGATTTTCAGCATTCTTGGTAcgccaaaagaaatgatttgGCCCGGATTTTCCAAGCTGCGAGGAGCTAGAGCAAAATTTGTTCAGCAGCCATTCAACGTGTTGCGCAAGAAGTTTAATGGTATACGTTTCGGTGGTCCTCCAGCACtttctgattcaggatttgacCTATTGAAAAATCTTTTGACTTATGATCCAAAGAAGAGAATATCAGCAAAAGCTGCTCTTGATCATGACTGGTTCCGTGAGTTTCCTCCTCCCAGCTATGATTTCAAGCCTGCATTACATATCCAGCTTAGCCAACAAAAGTCATATTTATAA